The Alosa sapidissima isolate fAloSap1 chromosome 6, fAloSap1.pri, whole genome shotgun sequence genome window below encodes:
- the LOC121712152 gene encoding serine protease 27-like, with the protein MTLRICLCVTLLLNTATGLPRLKPRSSIVGGEDAAPGQWPWMVYLVSTNGMKSYTCGGSLINTRWVLTAAHCVNSNNYLEPVVVGQLNLRDPIRWQYSVCRVLIHPGYRDNGYVLYNDIALVQLKKSVVTSKLVKPVALPTCHNVFNNRSECWVTGWGKVAENKPLGGRKTLQQVKLPLLDKDTCKKAYPSTNDEQHLCAGYMQGGKDSCKGDSGGPLVCKSGKKFVQVGVVSFGRGCARRDYPGVYTRVISYTKFIKDAIRKYS; encoded by the exons ATGACACTGAGGATCTGTCTCTGTGTGACCCTGCTGCTCAACACAGCTACAG gcTTGCCGCGTCTCAAACCCAGGAGCTCTATAGTTGGGGGAGAGGATGCAGCCCCTGGACAATGGCCCTGGATGGTGTACCTTGTGAGCACTAatggaatg AAATCCTACACCTGTGGCGGTTCCCTTATCAACACTCGATGGGTTCTGACTGCAGCCCACTGTGTTAACTCAAACAACta tttggaACCAGTGGTGGTGGGCCAGTTGAATCTTCGTGATCCCATTCGCTGGCAGTACTCTGTGTGCCGTGTCCTGATCCATCCTGGTTACCGTGACAATGGGTACGTGCTGTACAATGACATCGCTCTGGTGCAGCTGAAGAAGTCGGTGGTCACCTCCAAACTTGTGAAGCCTGTGGCACTGCCAACCTGTCACAACGTCTTCAACAACCGCTCTGAGTGCTGGGTCACCGGATGGGGCAAAGTGGCTGagaaca AGCCATTGGGAGGTAGGAAGACACTGCAGCAGGTGAAGCTCCCCCTTTTGGACAAAGACACCTGCAAAAAGGCATACCCCAGTACCAATGATGAGCAGCATCTTTGTGCTGGATACATGCAGGGAGGCAAGGACtcatgcaag ggcgaTTCTGGTGGCCCCCTGGTGTGTAAGTCGGGGAAGAAGTTTGTCCAGGTCGGGGTGGTGAGTTTTGGACGTGGCTGTGCCCGGCGTGACTACCCTGGGGTGTACACGCGTGTGATCAGTTACACAAAGTTCATCAAAGACGCCATCCGCAAATACAGCTGA